Proteins from a genomic interval of Medicago truncatula cultivar Jemalong A17 chromosome 3, MtrunA17r5.0-ANR, whole genome shotgun sequence:
- the LOC11426765 gene encoding phospholipase D alpha 1 gives MLHLLHGKLDVTIYEVDTLQTLAGCNFDLCNKGTCTSMGKKILSQVKSCFLCQWQCKPEIIGMGLYATVDLDKARVGRTRMIGSPKWNETFHIYSAHSISNIIFTVKQDNPIGATLIGRAYVPVEQVIKGNIVNTWVNILDVDHHPIQGGSKIHVQIQFSHVKNDPNWSQGLKSPGYQGVPRTFFKQNNGCQITLYQDAHFLDGSVPYIPLDGAERYVPGKCWEDTCNAINDAKHFICITGWSVYTEITLIRDPNESTRATITLGELLKKKANEGVNVLMLVWDDRTSVPDFKKDGLMATHDQETAEYFRNTNVHCVLCPRNPGDGRSIVQGFEISTMFTHHQKTIIVDSKVASSAQWEKRTITSFVGGIDLCDGRYDTMEHPLFSTLNTIHHDDFHQPNFPGASINKGGPREPWHDIHCKLEGPVAWDVLCNFEQRWEKQVGKQLIPLPSSMFREYDIARVSNVATANQNNTWNVQLFRSIDAGAASGFPQDPTEAAEKGLVTGKDNIIDRSIQDAYINAIRRAKNFIYIENQYFLGSSYGWKSSDIKVEDIGALHLIPKELSLKIVSKIEAGERFSVYIVIPMWPEGIPESASVQAILDWQRRTMEMMYSDIAEALQRKGIRANPRDYLSFYCLGNREGKKMNEYTSTEAPEPDSDYSRAQNSRRFMIYVHAKMMIVDDEYIIIGSANINQRSMDGARDSEIAIGAFQPNHIATNNRPPKGQIYGFRRALWHEHLGDIGNTSFYENPESLDCINLVNGFAKTNWDIYSKDAFDEYRSFHHLMQYPIQVTNNGTITALPGFECFPDTKAKILGSKSEYLPPILTT, from the exons ATGTTGCACTTACTACACGGGAAGCTCGATGTGACTATATATGAGGTCGATACACTACAAACTCTTGCCGGATGCAATTTCGATCTCTGCAACAAG GGAACATGCACAAGCATGGGGAAGAAAATTCTGTCACAAGTCAAGAGTTGTTTTCTGTGTCAATGGCAATGCAAGCCAGAG ATTATTGGGATGGGTCTATATGCAACAGTTGATTTAGACAAAGCAAGAGTTGGAAGAACTAGAATGATAGGTAGCCCCAAATGGAACGAAACCTTTCACATTTACTCTGCACATTCAATCTCCAACATTATATTCACTGTCAAACAAGATAACCCCATTGGAGCAACTCTAATTGGAAGAGCTTATGTTCCAGTTGAACAAGTCATAAAGGGCAACATAGTGAATACATGGGTTAATATATTAGATGTAGATCATCATCCAATACAAGGCGGTTCCAAAATTCATGTTCAAATACAATTCTCACATGTTAAAAATGATCCAAACTGGTCACAAGGACTAAAGAGTCCAGGATATCAAGGAGTTCCTCGCAcattctttaaacaaaataatggTTGCCAAATTACTCTTTACCAAGATGCACATTTTCTAGATGGTTCTGTTCCGTATATTCCATTGGATGGAGCAGAACGGTATGTGCCGGGAAAATGTTGGGAAGATACTTGCAATGCAATTAATGATGCTAAGCATTTTATTTGCATAACTGGTTGGTCTGTTTACACGGAAATAACCTTGATTAGAGATCCAAACGAGTCAACAAGAGCAACCATCACTCTTGGGGAGCTTCTTAAGAAGAAAGCCAATGAAGGTGTTAATGTTCTTATGCTTGTTTGGGATGACAGAACTTCTGTTCCTGACTTTAAGAAAGATGGCTTGATGGCAACTCATGATCAAGAAACAGCAGAGTATTTTAGAAACACAAATGTCCATTGTGTTTTGTGCCCGCGTAACCCTGGTGATGGAAGAAGTATAGTTCAAGGTTTTGAAATTTCAACTATGTTCACTCATCACCAGAAGACTATAATTGTTGACAGCAAAGTCGCTAGTTCTGCACAATGGGAGAAGAGAACAATCACAAGTTTTGTTGGTGGTATTGATCTTTGTGATGGGAGATATGATACCATGGAACATCCTTTGTTTTCAACTCTGAATACAATTCATCATGATGATTTTCATCAACCAAATTTCCCAG gTGCTTCTATTAATAAAGGTGGTCCTAGAGAGCCATGGCATGATATTCATTGTAAACTAGAAGGACCTGTTGCTTGGGATGTGTTGTGCAATTTTGAGCAAAGATGGGAAAAGCAAGTTGGAAAACAATTAATTCCACTACCTTCGAGCATGTTTCGTGAATATGATATTGCTCGTGTATCGAATGTTGCCACGGCAAATCAAAACAATACATGGAATGTTCAGTTGTTTAGATCAATCGATGCTGGTGCTGCTTCTGGCTTCCCTCAAGATCCAACAGAAGCCGCCGAAAAAGGTCTTGTTACTGGAAAAGATAACATCATTGATAGAAGCATTCAAGATGCCTACATAAACGCTATTCGACGAGCTAAGAATTTCATCTACATTGAAAATCAGTATTTTCTAGGTAGTTCATATGGTTGGAAATCGTCTGATATTAAAGTTGAGGATATTGGTGCTTTGCACCTCATACCAAAAGAGTTGTCGCTGAAGATTGTTAGCAAGATTGAAGCTGGAGAGAGATTTTCTGTGTACATTGTCATTCCAATGTGGCCAGAAGGTATACCTGAAAGTGCTTCAGTTCAAGCAATATTAGATTGGCAAAGAAGGACTATGGAGATGATGTATTCTGACATTGCTGAAGCCCTTCAAAGAAAGGGGATCAGAGCCAACCCAAGAGATTACTTGTCATTTTATTGCCTTGGAAACCGAGAGggtaagaaaatgaatgaatatactTCTACAGAAGCACCAGAACCTGACAGTGATTATAGTAGAGCACAAAATTCTAGAAGATTCATGATATATGTTCATGCCAAAATGATGATAG TTGATGATGAATACATAATCATTGGTTCTGCCAACATAAATCAAAGATCAATGGATGGTGCAAGAGACAGTGAGATTGCAATAGGTGCATTTCAACCAAACCATATAGCAACCAATAATAGACCACCAAAAGGACAAATATATGGATTTAGACGTGCACTATGGCATGAGCACCTTGGAGATATTGGTAATACAAGCTTCTATGAAAATCCAGAAAGTTTGGATTGCATTAACCTTGTAAATGGTTTTGCTAAGACCAATTGGGACATATACTCAAaggatgcatttgatgaatacAGATCATTTCATCACCTCATGCAGTATCCAATACAAGTAACCAACAATGGAACCATAACAGCTCTTCCAGGATTTGAATGTTTTCCTGATACTAAGGCTAAGATTCTAGGTTCCAAATCTGAGTACCTTCCTCCAATTCTCACCACCTAA